In Lysobacter luteus, a single window of DNA contains:
- a CDS encoding MlaE family ABC transporter permease encodes MTASAPQPPRIESDAREPGRLLLRGHWTLEHAGTLTECLKSTSADVTALDARGVERLDSLGALQLLRFCDLRGLGMDCVTFRDDHQALVAAIDDVADGRPPRKREYGVAAALARLGFAVTDNWKEFLALLGFFGEVLAKLLRMAKEPSRFRPTSTVFHMEQVGLDAVPLVALLCYLVGAVVAFLGANVLRDFGATIFVVELVSIAFLREFGVLLTAIILAGRTASAFTAQIGAMVSREEVDAMRTLGLDPVDQLVIPRVLALVVMLPLLTFIANIFGLLGGLTVGAYGLDIPPQQYLGRMQDTMELRHFWVGLAKAPVFALVISLIGCLEGLQVKGTAQSVGERTTSSVVQAISLVIILDAFAAIWFMEMDI; translated from the coding sequence ATGACCGCATCCGCCCCGCAACCACCACGCATCGAATCCGACGCCCGCGAGCCCGGCCGCCTGCTGCTGCGCGGGCATTGGACGCTGGAGCACGCCGGCACGCTGACCGAGTGCCTGAAATCCACCTCCGCCGACGTCACCGCGCTCGATGCGCGTGGGGTCGAGCGCCTGGATTCGCTCGGCGCGCTGCAATTGCTGCGGTTCTGCGACCTGCGCGGCCTCGGCATGGATTGCGTGACGTTCCGCGACGACCACCAGGCGCTGGTCGCGGCGATCGACGACGTCGCCGACGGGCGCCCGCCGCGCAAGCGCGAGTACGGCGTGGCGGCGGCGCTGGCCCGCCTCGGCTTCGCGGTCACCGACAACTGGAAGGAGTTCCTCGCCCTGCTGGGCTTCTTTGGCGAGGTGTTGGCCAAGCTGCTGCGCATGGCGAAGGAGCCGTCACGCTTCCGGCCGACGTCCACCGTCTTCCACATGGAGCAGGTCGGCCTGGACGCGGTGCCGCTGGTGGCGCTGCTGTGCTACCTGGTCGGTGCGGTGGTCGCGTTCCTGGGCGCCAACGTGCTGCGCGACTTCGGCGCGACCATCTTCGTGGTCGAGCTGGTCAGCATCGCGTTCCTGCGCGAGTTCGGCGTGCTGCTGACCGCGATCATCCTCGCCGGCCGCACCGCCAGCGCGTTCACCGCGCAGATCGGCGCGATGGTCAGCCGGGAGGAGGTCGATGCGATGCGCACGTTGGGGCTGGATCCGGTCGACCAGCTGGTAATCCCGCGCGTGCTCGCGCTGGTGGTGATGCTGCCGCTGCTGACCTTCATCGCCAACATCTTCGGCCTGCTCGGCGGCCTCACCGTTGGTGCCTACGGGCTGGACATCCCGCCACAGCAATATCTCGGGCGGATGCAGGACACCATGGAGCTGCGCCATTTCTGGGTCGGGCTGGCCAAGGCGCCGGTGTTCGCGCTGGTAATCAGCCTGATCGGCTGCCTTGAGGGCCTGCAGGTCAAGGGCACCGCGCAGTCGGTCGGCGAGCGCACCACCTCGAGCGTGGTGCAGGCGATCTCGCTGGTGATCATCCTCGATGCCTTCGCGGCGATCTGGTTCATGGAGATGGACATCTGA
- a CDS encoding ABC transporter ATP-binding protein: protein MAADAPDMPADPAAPVVRVRGLVNRFGEQVVHDGLDLDLMRGEILGVVGGSGTGKSVLMRSILGLRRPNEGEIEVLGVDARSDDEDDRRLIERSTGVLFQDGALFSSLTVGENVQVPLKEHYPELADSLRYELALLKVKLAGLPADALDKLPSQLSGGMRKRAGVARALALDPPLLFLDEPTAGLDPIGASAFDRLIRTLQEALGLTVFLITHDLDTLYAICDRVAVLADRKVIACAPLAEVEQLDHPWVQEYFHGPRARAAQTARDRNTQEAGAPSRADQVANPGADPTIEASH, encoded by the coding sequence ATGGCCGCCGACGCACCCGACATGCCCGCCGACCCGGCCGCACCGGTGGTGCGCGTGCGCGGGCTGGTCAACCGGTTCGGCGAGCAGGTCGTGCACGACGGGCTGGACCTGGACCTGATGCGCGGCGAGATCCTCGGCGTCGTTGGCGGCTCGGGCACCGGCAAGTCGGTGCTGATGCGGTCGATCCTCGGCCTGCGGCGACCGAACGAGGGCGAGATCGAGGTGCTGGGGGTCGACGCGCGCAGCGACGACGAGGACGACCGGCGGCTGATAGAACGCAGCACCGGCGTGCTGTTCCAGGACGGCGCGCTGTTTTCGTCGCTGACCGTCGGCGAGAACGTGCAGGTGCCGCTGAAGGAGCACTACCCCGAGCTGGCCGACTCGCTGCGCTACGAACTGGCGCTGCTCAAGGTCAAGCTGGCCGGCCTGCCCGCCGACGCGCTGGACAAGCTGCCCTCGCAACTGTCGGGCGGCATGCGCAAGCGCGCCGGCGTGGCACGCGCGCTGGCACTGGACCCGCCGCTGCTGTTCCTGGACGAGCCCACCGCCGGCCTCGACCCCATCGGCGCGTCCGCGTTCGACCGCCTGATCCGCACCCTGCAGGAGGCGCTCGGGCTGACCGTGTTCCTCATCACGCACGATCTCGACACGCTTTACGCTATCTGTGACCGGGTCGCGGTGCTGGCCGACCGCAAGGTGATCGCCTGCGCCCCGCTGGCCGAGGTCGAACAGCTCGACCACCCGTGGGTGCAGGAGTACTTCCACGGACCTCGCGCGAGGGCGGCACAGACGGCGCGCGACCGCAACACGCAGGAGGCCGGCGCACCTTCGCGCGCGGACCAGGTCGCAAACCCGGGCGCCGACCCGACGATCGAGGCAAGCCACTGA
- a CDS encoding MlaD family protein, with translation METKANYVLIGAFTIVVSLFLLLFALWAAKYSSEKSWQEYMVVFNEPVTGLSEGSSVQYNGISVGTVQKLSLAPDDPRRVRALLRLQARAPVKTDTRAKMSMTGITGSPIIQLTGGEPSSPMLVDVDQRPIPVIQTEPSALQNIADTANRLVARLDQVLSEENVERVAQTLENIETLTGSIADQREDLRALVVNARESSAHLKATLARTEKITADVDRELVQKLPGLVDKLDHTLGELDSAAAGANGLVNENRAAINSFANDGLAQLGPTLGELRALVRDLRRISDRLDNNPAGYLLGRDAPKEFEPE, from the coding sequence ATGGAAACCAAGGCCAACTACGTCCTGATCGGTGCATTCACGATCGTGGTCTCGCTATTCCTGCTGCTGTTCGCGCTGTGGGCGGCCAAGTACTCCTCCGAGAAAAGCTGGCAGGAGTACATGGTGGTCTTCAACGAGCCGGTGACCGGCCTCAGCGAAGGCAGCAGCGTGCAGTACAACGGCATCTCGGTCGGCACCGTGCAGAAGCTCAGCCTCGCGCCCGACGACCCGCGCCGGGTCCGCGCGCTGCTGCGGCTGCAGGCCCGCGCGCCGGTCAAGACCGACACCCGCGCCAAGATGTCGATGACCGGCATCACCGGCAGCCCGATCATCCAGCTCACCGGCGGCGAGCCTTCCAGCCCGATGCTGGTCGACGTCGACCAGCGCCCGATCCCGGTCATCCAGACCGAGCCGTCGGCGCTGCAGAACATTGCCGACACCGCCAACCGGCTGGTCGCCCGGCTTGACCAGGTCCTGAGCGAGGAAAACGTGGAGCGCGTGGCGCAGACCCTGGAGAACATCGAAACGCTGACCGGCTCGATCGCCGACCAGCGCGAGGACCTGCGCGCGCTGGTGGTCAACGCGCGCGAATCCAGCGCCCACCTGAAGGCGACCCTCGCGCGTACCGAGAAGATCACCGCCGACGTCGACCGCGAACTCGTGCAGAAGCTGCCCGGTCTGGTCGACAAGCTTGACCACACCCTGGGCGAGCTCGACTCGGCCGCGGCCGGCGCCAACGGCCTGGTCAACGAGAACCGCGCGGCGATCAACAGCTTCGCCAACGACGGCCTGGCGCAGCTGGGGCCGACGCTCGGCGAGCTGCGCGCGCTGGTGCGCGACCTGCGTCGGATCAGCGACCGCCTCGACAACAACCCCGCCGGTTACCTGCTCGGCCGCGACGCACCGAAGGAGTTCGAGCCCGAATGA
- a CDS encoding ABC-type transport auxiliary lipoprotein family protein gives MLPTRATAVALRWSTLLAATLLAGCSLLGGGGKERATIYAPDPRVEATTGWPSVDWQLSLSRATASQMNDSLRIAVRPAPNELQVYKGAVWAKTPSDMLEDAVLRALEDSDRIPAIARQGSGISADYKLVLDLRRFESDYTGGTGGSVPAATIEVNAKLLHAPDQQVVAARTFLQAVPAASVGVGDVVTAFESGLGAVAGDVAGWVLTSGNAHAAEHP, from the coding sequence TTGCTCCCGACGCGCGCCACCGCCGTGGCCCTGCGCTGGTCGACGCTGCTCGCGGCTACCCTGCTCGCCGGCTGCTCCCTGCTGGGGGGCGGCGGGAAGGAGCGCGCCACCATCTATGCACCCGACCCGCGCGTCGAGGCGACCACTGGCTGGCCGAGCGTCGACTGGCAGTTGTCACTGTCGCGCGCCACCGCGTCGCAGATGAACGACAGCCTGCGCATCGCGGTGCGGCCCGCGCCCAACGAACTGCAGGTTTACAAGGGCGCCGTATGGGCCAAGACGCCCTCGGACATGCTCGAGGATGCCGTGCTGCGGGCGCTGGAGGATTCCGACCGCATACCCGCCATCGCCCGCCAGGGCAGCGGCATCAGCGCCGACTACAAGCTGGTGCTCGACCTGCGGCGGTTCGAGTCCGACTACACCGGCGGCACCGGCGGATCCGTGCCGGCCGCGACGATCGAGGTCAACGCGAAACTGCTGCACGCCCCCGACCAGCAAGTCGTCGCGGCACGGACCTTCCTGCAGGCCGTGCCAGCCGCCAGCGTCGGCGTCGGCGACGTCGTCACCGCATTCGAGTCGGGGTTGGGCGCAGTGGCCGGCGACGTCGCCGGCTGGGTCCTCACCAGCGGCAACGCGCACGCCGCCGAGCATCCCTAG
- a CDS encoding alpha-ketoglutarate-dependent dioxygenase AlkB family protein translates to MALQPLPLEGAELGFDPEWLPAGDATALFGELRAAIPWEVHRIRLFGREVDSPRLSCWIGDPDATYRYSGVRFEPRPWSAALSDLRDRLERELGTGFNSVLANLYRDGRDAMGWHSDDEPELGPAPVIASVSLGATRRFVLKHRREPDRKLALELPAGSLLVMAGATQRNYRHALPRTARPVGGRINLTFRSIGRTVGPGVL, encoded by the coding sequence ATGGCGCTGCAACCACTGCCGCTGGAGGGTGCGGAACTCGGGTTCGACCCGGAGTGGCTGCCGGCCGGGGATGCGACAGCACTGTTCGGGGAGTTGCGCGCGGCGATTCCGTGGGAAGTCCACCGGATCCGGCTGTTCGGCCGCGAGGTCGACAGCCCGCGGTTGAGCTGCTGGATCGGCGATCCGGATGCGACGTACCGGTACTCGGGGGTGCGGTTCGAGCCACGCCCGTGGTCGGCGGCGCTGTCCGACCTACGGGACCGCCTCGAACGCGAGCTCGGCACCGGCTTCAACAGCGTGCTGGCCAACCTTTACCGCGATGGCCGCGATGCGATGGGCTGGCACAGCGACGACGAACCCGAGCTGGGGCCGGCGCCGGTGATCGCTTCGGTCAGCCTGGGCGCGACTCGGCGATTCGTGCTGAAGCACCGGCGCGAGCCGGACCGCAAGCTCGCGCTCGAGCTTCCCGCAGGCAGCCTGCTGGTGATGGCGGGCGCCACGCAACGCAATTACCGGCATGCGCTGCCGCGTACGGCGCGCCCGGTCGGTGGAAGGATCAACCTGACGTTTCGCAGCATTGGCCGAACCGTCGGCCCCGGGGTCTTGTAG
- a CDS encoding electron transfer flavoprotein-ubiquinone oxidoreductase produces the protein MTDPTTAPETERDVMEYDVVIVGAGPAGLSAAIRFKQLSAETTVCVIEKSSTIGAHILSGAVIETGPLDALLPGWRDNPPPICVPATEDEFWLLSKDGGRKLPVPPGMDNHGNVIVSLGAMCAWLAPQAEALGVEIYPGFAADETLHDDTGKVIGVRIGDMGVAKDGSHKPGYTQGIDIRAKVTVLAEGARGHLTKRLVKRFELDADSDPQGYSIGIKELWQVPEDRVSPGKIVHSFGWPADNSTYGGSFVYHLDKGRIALGYVSGLDYKDPRYKPWEAFQQWKNHPMVKPLLEGGEIVSAGARAIVTGGWQSLPRVEMPGAILIGDTAGLLNVPKVKGTHQAIRSGMLAAEHLIATSLDPAGFDARLRSSDAMAELRKVRNIKPGFKKGLWLGMLNAAWETITGGRSPWTLKNTPDWCSLEKIGEYESPERDYVERTLAPRDRLAGVYFAATEHDEDQPVHLKVADTDICVTRCTEEYDNPCTRFCPAGVYEIVEDEAEGRRLQINAANCVHCKTCDIKDPYEIITWVTPEGGSGPNYQNL, from the coding sequence ATGACCGACCCGACCACCGCCCCCGAGACCGAACGCGACGTGATGGAGTACGACGTCGTCATCGTCGGCGCCGGCCCGGCCGGGCTGTCGGCGGCCATCCGGTTCAAACAGCTATCTGCGGAAACGACGGTCTGCGTCATCGAGAAGTCCTCGACCATCGGCGCCCATATCCTGTCGGGCGCGGTGATCGAGACCGGTCCGCTCGATGCCCTGCTGCCCGGCTGGCGCGACAACCCGCCGCCGATCTGCGTGCCGGCGACCGAGGACGAGTTCTGGCTGCTGTCGAAGGATGGTGGCCGCAAGCTGCCGGTGCCGCCGGGGATGGACAACCACGGCAACGTGATCGTCAGCCTCGGTGCGATGTGCGCCTGGCTGGCACCCCAGGCCGAGGCGCTGGGCGTGGAGATCTACCCCGGCTTCGCCGCCGACGAGACCCTGCACGATGACACCGGCAAGGTCATCGGCGTGCGCATCGGCGACATGGGCGTGGCGAAAGACGGCTCGCACAAGCCCGGCTACACCCAGGGCATCGACATCCGCGCGAAGGTCACCGTGCTCGCCGAGGGCGCGCGCGGCCACCTGACCAAGCGGCTGGTGAAGCGGTTCGAACTCGACGCCGACAGCGACCCGCAGGGGTACTCGATCGGCATCAAGGAGCTCTGGCAGGTGCCGGAGGACCGCGTCAGCCCCGGCAAGATCGTGCACAGCTTCGGCTGGCCGGCCGACAACAGCACTTACGGCGGCAGCTTCGTCTACCACCTCGACAAGGGCCGGATCGCGCTGGGCTACGTCAGTGGCCTCGACTACAAGGACCCGCGCTACAAGCCGTGGGAGGCCTTCCAGCAGTGGAAGAACCACCCGATGGTCAAGCCGCTGCTCGAAGGCGGCGAGATCGTCTCGGCCGGCGCACGCGCGATCGTTACCGGCGGCTGGCAGTCGCTGCCCAGGGTCGAGATGCCCGGCGCGATCCTGATCGGCGACACCGCCGGCCTGCTCAACGTGCCCAAGGTGAAAGGCACGCACCAGGCGATCCGCAGCGGCATGCTCGCCGCCGAGCACCTGATCGCGACCTCGCTCGACCCCGCCGGCTTTGACGCGCGACTGCGCAGTTCCGACGCCATGGCCGAGCTGCGCAAGGTCCGCAACATCAAGCCCGGTTTCAAAAAGGGCCTGTGGCTGGGGATGCTCAACGCTGCGTGGGAAACCATCACCGGCGGCCGTTCGCCATGGACGCTCAAGAACACACCCGACTGGTGCAGCCTTGAGAAAATCGGCGAGTACGAGTCACCCGAACGCGACTACGTCGAACGCACCCTCGCCCCGCGCGACCGCCTTGCCGGCGTGTACTTCGCCGCGACCGAACACGACGAGGACCAGCCCGTCCACCTCAAGGTCGCCGACACCGACATCTGCGTGACCCGTTGCACCGAGGAATACGACAACCCTTGCACCCGCTTCTGCCCCGCCGGCGTCTACGAGATCGTCGAGGACGAAGCCGAAGGCCGGCGCCTGCAGATCAACGCCGCCAACTGCGTGCACTGCAAGACCTGTGAC